The window TGCATTTTTAATGTGCAGAGCAGCATGAAAATTTCCAGGAGCTCATAAATTACCCAAGAATGTTTCAATAACTGCAAGTTTCTTCGTTAGTTCTTGTTTTACTGGAATCCGAAagaatttttttctgaaagtacAAAATGAGAAGACTATGGATCTTTACCATGAGAAACTTTACGAAAACAATAACGTGAATCCTAAAGAATGCTTTCTCTATTACAGCCAAATAGGCTGTATTTGCATGTTAAAATAAGCTGCATGATATGCATCGAGTCTTTTTGAACTTTTACTCAAAGTTCCATGGAAGAGCTATATGGTAATTTTATTCTTATCTATGATTGTTTGATTATCTAAACTTTTGCAGCGACGGTGGTATCCACCATTACAGTTAGCGTGACCCCGATCAGTGATCAGcatttcctgtctttttgttttttctttatatagcTATTCACTTCCCGTTCGGTAACAACCACAAACATTCCTATAACGCTTGCAGCATCACAGTCCTGACCAGCTGATTGTGTGAATACAAATAGCTTCTGAGCACGATTACCATAAACTGTAAAGTTTTACCAGCTATCAGaggttagtttttaaataatgaaggGAAAGCCTTCAACAGTGGTGACAGCAGTAATACTACCGCTCTGATGAGCAACTTACAgtaacaatttaaacaaaaagaattttaaaaaaacacagatcagcTCTGGCTTCTCAAAGCAAACCAGTCATCTCAAAATATATTAGTAAATTGctgcatttaaagtttaaattttatcggtattaggagaaaaaaaacattgaacacACCAactaaaaagatgtttttatacACACATGCTGATGTTTAAGGTGTGTGTTTAATGTTCACAGCTTGTCTGAGGAATCTGTCATTCATGTATATCTGAGAGTTGTCATTAGTCAGTCTGTTATCATTGGAAATGTTGCTATTTGGTCATAAACCAAAGTGTtcaggaaaaaagtaaaagaaaaaataaaacagacacagttgTAGCGTTAAAGCTCACGGGAAgcataatacaaataaaagtgatcaacgcattaaaaaaaaagagatattttAACCTGggctacattttgttttgtcaaaaacatttaaagacagtgaaataataattaattaatttttgcatgttataaatataaataaagaacatATGGCAATTCTAATCTAATCTGATCATAGATTAATTTCTAGCCGAttggcatatatatatatatatatatatatagtttgtttGCCTCAGGTGGGGCATGAACTCTAATTCTCATCTCGTTGTTTGAGCCAAACTGTGCAGACGcagacagcaggaaaaaaaaaaaaaacctgtcaggtATCTcaatttttaaatgacttttttttttcctttctgaaagCTGTTTCTGTAAAGCTTGTTGCTCTCGTGTGACATTTCTCTGCCACAGTTCAGGGCTGAGCTTCACCATTCTCAGGTTCTGAGTGATCTACTTTCCTGCGGACAGCTTCCTCTGCTTTCACTCATGTGTTAACCATTTTCTTCCTGCTCAGACTCATCTCACAGAaaactgagacttttttttaccaaatacCCAGGCAGAGATACTTTCCATGATGCCTTTATGCACATTTAGGACTTGGTTTCAGTTGACTCATTTAATTACATTATACTCAGATTGTATTCATGGTCATTCTAAAGAAGTTCTTTCCCAGATTAGACAAAGTGAGTAATCTACAGCTACAGAATGAACCACTTTGTTTGACGTTAACCCAACAAACTTCGGTacaatttcctgttttatgtttacacAGGTTAGAATCCagttgtttcattatttttccaTGGTCCAATTTTCTAATTTAGGacacttcaaaaaaaacaaaacttgtgaTATGCAACGCAATTTCCCCCTTTGATGTAATCTAAAACTCTTTTGCTGTTGTGAGGATTGTTTCGTTTTGGTCACAGCAGTGCAAGTCATGATCACGTCCTGCTGCATTTCTGTCAGGAACGGGgcggaaggaggcgaacccagaatacAGACTCATCTTGAAGCAGACTaacttattaaactaaagaacaaaccaaaacaaaagctgacatggcagcaaaaacagaaaacataaactaaaaccaaaataatgaCATGAACCAAATTACAGACGGAATCAGCAAGGCGGAGacggaacaaaaacacaacaatgaaccagcagagtagtggagaaagtgaccgggttttatgCACTGAAGATAACGAgataagtgggaacaggtgagtgatgcaAATTgtagacaggtggagatgggcgtggcagagagacaagagagtaactgaggagtgaatagtgacagaaacaaaggcacgactaaacaacaactaaactaagacaaggacagctgaacacaaacaggaaacaaataaacaaaaacccacaattTCTCTAGTAAGGCTGATTATTTTTGCCCGCAGCCTTCGTCTGTGTTTTCCTGCcgtctcataaaccagtgggtCGGTTTTACTtgaactctcagaaaataatcaatggatgtacatccacaactgattaatgttgtGGATGTTGTGGGTGttttattccttcaagaaatgctattTCCATTGTAGCTGTATCTATTTTTTGGGGTAAGATCATGATGATAACTTCTTCTGATAACTTCTTTTTCGATTGTATTTTGTCAAATGGCTCCTTTATTGTGGGCCAATAACAAGGAAGGCTGCATGACAGACGTTTTGTACGTATTTTTGTCCTGATaaatcacaaacattttgagGTAATTGATAAATGTTCCACTTCTTGACTCTGCAAGCAAAACTTATCATGTCAATAAAATCTATGGGCATCACAAAAGTCACAAGAACTCTTCCCCTTTGGAAGAATTACTGACAATGTGGAACAAACTCTCAAACTGCCTGGTAATCATTTAGAAAAGTTACCAATGCCGCTTTTATTTCCAATCAGTTAACAATCTTGCAAATAAGTCTAATTTACTGTaaccttaaaacagaaaatacaaacataaaggGAATTACACTTTAAATAAGGTTGACTATGTTTCGTGACTTACTCACCCATTTGGTGTACATTTGACTCCCATTGGCGCTGAAAACCTGAGTCATGTGCGTAATCTTGTGAGTGTAGGGACTGCTTGTGACTGCCATGATGAGTTCtgcaaaaatagaaacaaaatccTGTCACTTAGGAAtacatttatatacatttatattcaGTTACCCTTGTTAGGTGtgtatataaacattttatttctttttaaccagaagaacaaactgttttttgtggTATAAACTCCcttctttgtgttgttgttgttggtacATGACACGCTGGCGGTGAAACATTGTGCTGATCAGGCAGTTGCATCACGATCATGCATGAAAAATACATTCTCTCTCCATCGCTGCTATTATGAATTATGATTTTGCACAACGCCAAAAGTGGATGCTAAAGTGAAAGCCACGCTTTGTGGAAACTTCACTCTTCTTCTTTCACATACCAGACTTCTCCCGTTTCACTCACGATGTAGGAAATTCCGGCGCAGGTTTCTGATCACAGCTTCATCTTCTGTGACTTGCTGAAACCCATCTTTCTGTGCCGGATGTGCACAGGTGGGCTTCCTTTAGGGATCCCCCCCAGCGTTGTGCATGACCAGGTTTATAGTGACAGTCGTAGAATTGTCACCTTTACGCACAGGTGTCTTTCATCCAGATAGCGAATCGATTTGTTTGATCCTTTACTTATTTTGGGGCTACTGTGGATCTGCATGGTGAAGAAAATGTGAGGCTTATAGTTTTGACTGTAACGGAATGGTAAACCCTCGGGCAACACTTTTCTGTCTCCCTTTCGTTTTCCACCGCACTCGCTCCCTCTCCGAGGCGCGCGTACTTGCGCAACAGAGAGACAGACGCGGAAAATCTGCTTGTCTAGTTTTCTCACCTCCTGTAAAGAGCCCTGAACGAgggaggtggtgggggggaggCGAGAGGGAAACCCATGACTTCCGCGTTTTTCCTCTGTCTGAAACTGCGCGTTGTACAAGTTGCGCATAAATAGCCTTCATGGAGCCAAGGGCGGCCACACACTCTGAGACTCGACCACGGCTGAAGTGCGCAACAAGGAGTTGACTGTCTGCTGGACGCATCCGGTGGAGTTCCTACCTCTTCCATTCGCTCCGTTTAATCCACTTTTCTCCCAGAAGAAGGGAAGTTTGTGGACTTTCTTCAGACACCTTACGGCGGATTCATGGGACAGCAGGACAATCAAGCGGACGTCGAGTCTCTCCAGAAGAGCGAGCACCGGCGTGGAAGCTGCGTGAACATTTTCCTCTTCATGTCCATCTTTGTCCTGTTTCTCTCGGTGACAGCTCTGGCTGTCTGTGGAGTGATGGTTGTGAGAGAACTGCGATCCGAAGTGCGAAAATCCTTTCGGCTCTCTGAATTTGGGACTGTTGAGAAGCTCCAAGGAACACAAGGTCCACCAACTTTTAAGGTAAGTGCATTTGTCCCAAAAATGTGTTCTGCTCTTATCATAAAATCTATcatccactctttttttttatctctgcacATTATCTAATCCTTATAATCTTTCCCCCTTTCTAACAGATGCAGAATTTTGCCTACGTTGAAGCTACCTCATGTAAgtattttatttgctaaaaacacccaaactagctttactgaaatatttaactttaaaatcttttagttTGAACTCTTTTGAATTcaacagtttcctgttttagtGCCATAATGAgaaattttctgcattttttgtaTCGGCTCATATAAAAatgtcttggttttttttttccactcatagTTGTATGTCTAGACAGCATGCTGGTGGTGTCCTGTGTAAACATCTTctaatgtgtgcatgtgtttgtctcctCCTTCAGGCGAAGTAAAGGACGGCATGATGAAGTGGTCCCCAGTCACATATGGTGAAAGGAGCTCTATAGGAAGCAACTTTGCCTTTGACGATGTCCAGCAGTCCCTGAGTCCGCGGCAGATGGGGACCTACTTCATATACATTGAGGTCAACCTCACCTGCACCTCCACTTGCAGTGCAGGTGAAATAAAGCTGAAAGTGGGCAGCAAGCTCACCTGCGATGTGGAGCTTCCAGCACATGAAAGATCTGTGACAAAGAAGTGCTGGACTGTAAGCCAATTAGATACAGAAGGATTGGTCACTCGGATGGTGACAAGTGGCAACCTGGAGAACTGGAAACTGGAAATGACCGGTTCTGGACTTGGGATGTTCCTCATCGACTGAGAAGCTGCAGCGCGACAGCAATCATCTGGACGCAGATGCAACATGTGGGTCATAACCCACTGATGAGAACACCAGTGGGTGCGCTTTTATGTCCAGAAAGGTGAAAATGTGCAGATACCGGTGTCGATTTTAAGTTCTTCCACCTGAGGTGCAAGACAAAAAAGCCTTAGCAGAATTATCAGGTGAAAGTTCAGGGGAGAAAAAACTCAGTTAAGATGCAAACAGCAAATGGAAAAGACTTTAAACGAACCTCATTCTATGTAAATATGATTGTTTTTCACTGTATTTATTTGATGACATGCACCTATTTATCCACTTGTATTTATAAGGACATAAAGATATTCTGTGTTTAAGTTGTATTTCGATGTAGATGTCACTACATTTGCCATGTGCAGTACATTCTGTGGATGAATGTGACTTTATagctctgtttttcttcagttatAAGCATAACATTTAGGAAAAAGGTGGGAGTGCGCATCGAGGAGTGATGAGGTCAAAcgttttttagaaacaaaattttGCAATCAGACTTGGTCGGAATGAGTGGAATAAGTTTGTgttaatttgttcatttgattTGGGACAATGCACATTCCACGTGAAAACTTATAAGCTGAGAAGATGCTTTGCTTATGAGAAAACTGTAAGTCCTGTGGAC of the Kryptolebias marmoratus isolate JLee-2015 linkage group LG3, ASM164957v2, whole genome shotgun sequence genome contains:
- the LOC108241475 gene encoding uncharacterized protein LOC108241475, whose product is MGQQDNQADVESLQKSEHRRGSCVNIFLFMSIFVLFLSVTALAVCGVMVVRELRSEVRKSFRLSEFGTVEKLQGTQGPPTFKMQNFAYVEATSCEVKDGMMKWSPVTYGERSSIGSNFAFDDVQQSLSPRQMGTYFIYIEVNLTCTSTCSAGEIKLKVGSKLTCDVELPAHERSVTKKCWTVSQLDTEGLVTRMVTSGNLENWKLEMTGSGLGMFLID